A genomic region of Arachis hypogaea cultivar Tifrunner chromosome 5, arahy.Tifrunner.gnm2.J5K5, whole genome shotgun sequence contains the following coding sequences:
- the LOC112801198 gene encoding uncharacterized protein isoform X2 codes for MGIRSVFDAGEMRRELEKCGVDPDKFLPLVWKHVILKSNHHSDWDWQNHAPSLPSPAYSLLRSIPPLSSSLHSVFHSNDNVTSKLLIKLHNGAFVEAVIMRYDTRLGKYAGKPRPGGLRATLCISSQVGCKMGCKFCATGTMGFKSSLTSGEIVEQLVHASRFSQIRNVVFMGMGEPLNNYSAVVESIRVMTGLPFQLSLKRITVSTVGIIHAINKLHNDLPGLNLAVSLHAPAQDIRCQIMPAARAFPLQKLMASLQEYQRNSQQKILIEYIMLDGVNDEEQHAHQLGKLLETFQVVVNLIPFNSIGMLSQFKPTTEQKVSAFQKILREARRMSETTKMLVDVVNECHRSKAPPIFVD; via the exons ATGGGAATTCGGTCGGTGTTCGATGCGGGTGAGATGCGAAGAGAATTGGAGAAATGCGGTGTTGATCCTGACAAGTTCCTTCCTCTTGTTTGGAAGCACGTCATCCTCAAATCTAATCACCACTCCGATTGGGACTGGCAGAACCACGCCCCTTCTCTCCCCTCCCCGGCTTACTCTCTTCTCCGCTCCATCCCCCCTCTCTCTTCCTCCCTCCACTCCGTCTTCCACTCCAACGATAACGTCACCTCCAAGCTCCTCATCAAGCTCCAT AATGGCGCTTTTGTAGAGGCTGTGATCATGAGGTATGACACTCGTTTGGGCAAATACGCCGGTAAACCCCGTCCCGGTGGTCTACGAGCAACTTTGTGCATATCATCTCAGGTTGGTTGTAAAATGGGTTGCAAGTTCTGTGCAACTGGAACCATGGGATTCAAAAGTAGCTTAACATCTGGAGAAATAGTCGAGCAATTGGTCCACGCCTCTAGGTTTTCACAAATCCGTAATGTTGTCTTCATG GGAATGGGAGAGCCTCTAAACAACTATTCTGCTGTGGTAGAATCCATTCGTGTCATGACTGGATTGCCGTTTCAATTGTCATTGAAAAGGATTACTGTCTCAACG GTTGGCATCATTCATGCTATCAACAAACTTCATAATGATCTGCCTGGTTTGAACTTGGCAGTCTCACTGCACGCACCAGCACAAGACATCAGATGCCAGATCATGCCTGCTGCTCGTGCTTTTCCTTTGCAAAAGCTGATGGCTTCACTGCAAGAATATCAAAGAAACAG TCAGCAGAAGATATTGATCGAGTACATAATGCTTGATGGGGTCAATGATGAAGAGCAGCATGCCCACCAATTGGGAAAACTGCTAGAAACATTTCAAGTG GTGGTGAACTTAATACCTTTCAACTCTATTGGTATGTTGAGTCAATTCAAACCAACTACTGAGCAGAAAGTTTCAGCATTTCAGAAAATTCTTAGAG AAGCAAGACGCATGAGTGAAACAACGAAGATGCTTGTAGATGTGGTGAATGAATGTCATAGAAGCAAGGCTCCCCCGATTTTTGTAGATTAA
- the LOC112801198 gene encoding uncharacterized protein isoform X1, translating into MGIRSVFDAGEMRRELEKCGVDPDKFLPLVWKHVILKSNHHSDWDWQNHAPSLPSPAYSLLRSIPPLSSSLHSVFHSNDNVTSKLLIKLHNGAFVEAVIMRYDTRLGKYAGKPRPGGLRATLCISSQVGCKMGCKFCATGTMGFKSSLTSGEIVEQLVHASRFSQIRNVVFMGMGEPLNNYSAVVESIRVMTGLPFQLSLKRITVSTVGIIHAINKLHNDLPGLNLAVSLHAPAQDIRCQIMPAARAFPLQKLMASLQEYQRNSQQKILIEYIMLDGVNDEEQHAHQLGKLLETFQVVVNLIPFNSIGMLSQFKPTTEQKVSAFQKILRGTYNIRTTIRKQMGQDISGACGQLVVNVPDKSLGNAEPLTDIEDLFI; encoded by the exons ATGGGAATTCGGTCGGTGTTCGATGCGGGTGAGATGCGAAGAGAATTGGAGAAATGCGGTGTTGATCCTGACAAGTTCCTTCCTCTTGTTTGGAAGCACGTCATCCTCAAATCTAATCACCACTCCGATTGGGACTGGCAGAACCACGCCCCTTCTCTCCCCTCCCCGGCTTACTCTCTTCTCCGCTCCATCCCCCCTCTCTCTTCCTCCCTCCACTCCGTCTTCCACTCCAACGATAACGTCACCTCCAAGCTCCTCATCAAGCTCCAT AATGGCGCTTTTGTAGAGGCTGTGATCATGAGGTATGACACTCGTTTGGGCAAATACGCCGGTAAACCCCGTCCCGGTGGTCTACGAGCAACTTTGTGCATATCATCTCAGGTTGGTTGTAAAATGGGTTGCAAGTTCTGTGCAACTGGAACCATGGGATTCAAAAGTAGCTTAACATCTGGAGAAATAGTCGAGCAATTGGTCCACGCCTCTAGGTTTTCACAAATCCGTAATGTTGTCTTCATG GGAATGGGAGAGCCTCTAAACAACTATTCTGCTGTGGTAGAATCCATTCGTGTCATGACTGGATTGCCGTTTCAATTGTCATTGAAAAGGATTACTGTCTCAACG GTTGGCATCATTCATGCTATCAACAAACTTCATAATGATCTGCCTGGTTTGAACTTGGCAGTCTCACTGCACGCACCAGCACAAGACATCAGATGCCAGATCATGCCTGCTGCTCGTGCTTTTCCTTTGCAAAAGCTGATGGCTTCACTGCAAGAATATCAAAGAAACAG TCAGCAGAAGATATTGATCGAGTACATAATGCTTGATGGGGTCAATGATGAAGAGCAGCATGCCCACCAATTGGGAAAACTGCTAGAAACATTTCAAGTG GTGGTGAACTTAATACCTTTCAACTCTATTGGTATGTTGAGTCAATTCAAACCAACTACTGAGCAGAAAGTTTCAGCATTTCAGAAAATTCTTAGAGGTACGTACAATATCCGAACAACAATTCGGAAGcagatgggtcaggacataagtggTGCATGTGGACAATTGGTGGTTAATGTACCCGATAAGTCTCTCGGAAATGCCGAACCACTAACAGACATAGAAGATCTTTTCATTTGA
- the LOC112801199 gene encoding DNA polymerase kappa isoform X3, with the protein MATATEGTETNDDGARPWQSYHTVYTTAKAGMDGVDKEKVQRTVYEMSKGSKYFQNEERKDAFITQKIDKLRTQCDKLTQADLSHFQKVADRRILELEALRDLSRIWLHVDMDAFYAAVETLSNPTLKGKPMAVGSMSMISTANYEARKFGVRAAMPGFIARKLCPELIFVPTDFKKYTHYSDLTRTVFRRYDPNFMAASLDEAYLDITEVCKRRNIKSEEIAEELRTSVYEETGLTCSAGVAPNRLLAKVCSDINKPNGQYVLPNDRMAVMTFISSLPIRKMLEKASYLCALFSQSTADFFFSVGLGLGKTDSPEVRFRKSISNERTFSATEDEVLLYKKLAELAEILSTDMQKEGLCGRTLTLKLKTSSFEVRTRAMTLRKYISSREDILKHASELLKAELPLSVRLIGLRMSHFDGDKYGGSTSNPKQKTITDFIASVDADRNHFLPDVADHDFVSHTETNVSIGSCQTSRDSADGNHSSDVNCQSGTGWSSEEIQTSGNNASCSNYGQVKEAVESTFPIQGQFEDTSTLNLSNLLDDERLSSCEDKTMLWLNDYKCSLCGIELPPSFVEERLEHSDFHLAEKLQKEESRIHQRTSVSSRSWDQKNRITRESISKKQKLSQKEGSYRPIDYFFLLKSNKNRPS; encoded by the exons ATGGCGACGGCGACGGAGGGAACCGAAACCAACGACGACGGTGCTCGTCCATGGCAATCCTACCACACTGTTTATACAACTGCCAAAGCAG GAATGGATGGTGTGGACAAGGAGAAAGTACAAAGGACAGTGTATGAAATGAGCAAAGGATCTAAGTATTTTCAGAACGAGGAACGCAAGGACGCTTTTATTACCCAGAAGATCGACAAACTCCGAACTCAATGTGATAAGCTTACCCAAGCAGACCTATCCCATTTTCAGAAG GTAGCTGACCGAAGAATACTTGAGCTAGAAGCTTTGCGGGATCTTTCAAGGATTTGGTTACATGTAGATATGGATGCTTTCTATGCAGCGGTTGAGACTTTAAGTAACCCTACATTAAAGGGCAAGCCAATGGCTGTTGGTAGCATGTCTATGATATCCACTGCCAATTATGAG GCTAGGAAATTTGGGGTTCGTGCTGCTATGCCTGGGTTCATTGCACGTAAACTTTGTCCAGAATTAATATTTGTCCCCACAGATTTCAAGAAGTATACCCATTACAGTGATTTGACCAGAACag TTTTTCGGAGGTATGATCCCAATTTTATGGCTGCTAGCCTTGATGAAGCATACCTTGATATAACTGAAGTATGCAAAAGAAGGAACATCAAAAGTGAAGAA ATTGCGGAAGAACTCCGCACTAGTGTTTATGAAGAGACCGGTCTCACATGTAGTGCAGGAGTGGCACCAAATCGCCTACTTGCCAAG GTTTGCTCAGATATTAACAAGCCAAATGGACAGTATGTCTTACCAAATGATCGTATGGCTGTTATGACCTTCATATCCTCCCTTCCTATCAGAAAG ATGCTGGAGAAGGCTAGCTACCTCTGTGCTCTTTTCTCTCAGTCAACAGCAG ATTTCTTTTTCTCTGTGGGTTTAGGTCTTGGGAAGACAGATTCTCCTGAAGTCAGATTTCGGAAGAGCATTAGTAACGAAAGAACATTTTCTGCCACTGAAGATGAAGTTCTGTTGTATAAAAAATTAG CGGAGCTTGCTGAAATACTGTCCACAGACATGCAAAAAGAGGGTCTCTGTGGGCGAACGTTGACTCTTAAACTGAAAACTTCTTCCTTCGAG GTTCGGACTAGAGCCATGACTTTACGAAAGTACATAAGCTCGAGGGAGGATATCTTGAAGCATGCTTCGGAGCTTCTAAAAGCAGAACTTCCTCTTTCAGTAAGATTGATAG GCCTTAGGATGTCACATTTTGATGGAGACAAGTATGGTGGCTCAACATCTAATCCTAAACAAAAGACTATCACCGACTTCATTGCTTCTGTAGATGCCGATAGGAACCATTTTTTGCCAGATGTTGCAGATCATGATTTTGTCAGCCATACAGAGACTAATGTTTCCATTGGCAGTTGCCAAACAAGCAGAGATTCTGCTGATGGGAATCATTCATCTGATGTAAACTGCCAAAGTGGCACTGGCTGGAGTTCAGAGGAG ATACAAACATCTGGCAACAATGCTTCATGTTCTAACTATGGCCAAGTTAAAGAAGCGGTGGAATCAACTTTTCCAATTCAGGGACAGTTTGAAGACACTAGTACACTAAATTTGTCTAATCTCCTGGACGATGAGCGACTTAGTTCTTGCGAGGATAAGACAATGTTGTGGTTGAATGACTACAAATGTTCACTTTGTGGAATAGAACTGCCTCCTAGTTTTGTTGAGGAAAGATTAGAGCACTCTGATTTTCATCTTGCCGAAAAGCTTCAAAAGGAAGAATCTCGGATTCACCAAAGAACATCTGTTTCAAGTCGAAG CTGGGATCAGAAGAACAGAATCACTAGAGAAAGCATATCCAAGAAGCAAAAGTTGTCTCAGAAAGAAGGCAGTTACAGACCCATTGATTATTTCTTTTTGTTAAAGAGCAATAAAAACCGTCCCAGTTAG
- the LOC112801199 gene encoding DNA polymerase kappa isoform X4, whose translation MATATEGTETNDDGARPWQSYHTVYTTAKAGMDGVDKEKVQRTVYEMSKGSKYFQNEERKDAFITQKIDKLRTQCDKLTQADLSHFQKVADRRILELEALRDLSRIWLHVDMDAFYAAVETLSNPTLKGKPMAVGSMSMISTANYEARKFGVRAAMPGFIARKLCPELIFVPTDFKKYTHYSDLTRTVFRRYDPNFMAASLDEAYLDITEVCKRRNIKSEEIAEELRTSVYEETGLTCSAGVAPNRLLAKVCSDINKPNGQYVLPNDRMAVMTFISSLPIRKMLEKASYLCALFSQSTAGLGKTDSPEVRFRKSISNERTFSATEDEVLLYKKLAELAEILSTDMQKEGLCGRTLTLKLKTSSFEVRTRAMTLRKYISSREDILKHASELLKAELPLSVRLIGLRMSHFDGDKYGGSTSNPKQKTITDFIASVDADRNHFLPDVADHDFVSHTETNVSIGSCQTSRDSADGNHSSDVNCQSGTGWSSEEIQTSGNNASCSNYGQVKEAVESTFPIQGQFEDTSTLNLSNLLDDERLSSCEDKTMLWLNDYKCSLCGIELPPSFVEERLEHSDFHLAEKLQKEESRIHQRTSVSSRSWDQKNRITRESISKKQKLSQKEGSYRPIDYFFLLKSNKNRPS comes from the exons ATGGCGACGGCGACGGAGGGAACCGAAACCAACGACGACGGTGCTCGTCCATGGCAATCCTACCACACTGTTTATACAACTGCCAAAGCAG GAATGGATGGTGTGGACAAGGAGAAAGTACAAAGGACAGTGTATGAAATGAGCAAAGGATCTAAGTATTTTCAGAACGAGGAACGCAAGGACGCTTTTATTACCCAGAAGATCGACAAACTCCGAACTCAATGTGATAAGCTTACCCAAGCAGACCTATCCCATTTTCAGAAG GTAGCTGACCGAAGAATACTTGAGCTAGAAGCTTTGCGGGATCTTTCAAGGATTTGGTTACATGTAGATATGGATGCTTTCTATGCAGCGGTTGAGACTTTAAGTAACCCTACATTAAAGGGCAAGCCAATGGCTGTTGGTAGCATGTCTATGATATCCACTGCCAATTATGAG GCTAGGAAATTTGGGGTTCGTGCTGCTATGCCTGGGTTCATTGCACGTAAACTTTGTCCAGAATTAATATTTGTCCCCACAGATTTCAAGAAGTATACCCATTACAGTGATTTGACCAGAACag TTTTTCGGAGGTATGATCCCAATTTTATGGCTGCTAGCCTTGATGAAGCATACCTTGATATAACTGAAGTATGCAAAAGAAGGAACATCAAAAGTGAAGAA ATTGCGGAAGAACTCCGCACTAGTGTTTATGAAGAGACCGGTCTCACATGTAGTGCAGGAGTGGCACCAAATCGCCTACTTGCCAAG GTTTGCTCAGATATTAACAAGCCAAATGGACAGTATGTCTTACCAAATGATCGTATGGCTGTTATGACCTTCATATCCTCCCTTCCTATCAGAAAG ATGCTGGAGAAGGCTAGCTACCTCTGTGCTCTTTTCTCTCAGTCAACAGCAG GTCTTGGGAAGACAGATTCTCCTGAAGTCAGATTTCGGAAGAGCATTAGTAACGAAAGAACATTTTCTGCCACTGAAGATGAAGTTCTGTTGTATAAAAAATTAG CGGAGCTTGCTGAAATACTGTCCACAGACATGCAAAAAGAGGGTCTCTGTGGGCGAACGTTGACTCTTAAACTGAAAACTTCTTCCTTCGAG GTTCGGACTAGAGCCATGACTTTACGAAAGTACATAAGCTCGAGGGAGGATATCTTGAAGCATGCTTCGGAGCTTCTAAAAGCAGAACTTCCTCTTTCAGTAAGATTGATAG GCCTTAGGATGTCACATTTTGATGGAGACAAGTATGGTGGCTCAACATCTAATCCTAAACAAAAGACTATCACCGACTTCATTGCTTCTGTAGATGCCGATAGGAACCATTTTTTGCCAGATGTTGCAGATCATGATTTTGTCAGCCATACAGAGACTAATGTTTCCATTGGCAGTTGCCAAACAAGCAGAGATTCTGCTGATGGGAATCATTCATCTGATGTAAACTGCCAAAGTGGCACTGGCTGGAGTTCAGAGGAG ATACAAACATCTGGCAACAATGCTTCATGTTCTAACTATGGCCAAGTTAAAGAAGCGGTGGAATCAACTTTTCCAATTCAGGGACAGTTTGAAGACACTAGTACACTAAATTTGTCTAATCTCCTGGACGATGAGCGACTTAGTTCTTGCGAGGATAAGACAATGTTGTGGTTGAATGACTACAAATGTTCACTTTGTGGAATAGAACTGCCTCCTAGTTTTGTTGAGGAAAGATTAGAGCACTCTGATTTTCATCTTGCCGAAAAGCTTCAAAAGGAAGAATCTCGGATTCACCAAAGAACATCTGTTTCAAGTCGAAG CTGGGATCAGAAGAACAGAATCACTAGAGAAAGCATATCCAAGAAGCAAAAGTTGTCTCAGAAAGAAGGCAGTTACAGACCCATTGATTATTTCTTTTTGTTAAAGAGCAATAAAAACCGTCCCAGTTAG
- the LOC112801199 gene encoding DNA polymerase kappa isoform X2, translating to MATATEGTETNDDGARPWQSYHTVYTTAKAGMDGVDKEKVQRTVYEMSKGSKYFQNEERKDAFITQKIDKLRTQCDKLTQADLSHFQKVADRRILELEALRDLSRIWLHVDMDAFYAAVETLSNPTLKGKPMAVGSMSMISTANYEARKFGVRAAMPGFIARKLCPELIFVPTDFKKYTHYSDLTRTVFRRYDPNFMAASLDEAYLDITEVCKRRNIKSEEIAEELRTSVYEETGLTCSAGVAPNRLLAKVCSDINKPNGQYVLPNDRMAVMTFISSLPIRKIGGIGKVTEHILKAVFGINTCEQMLEKASYLCALFSQSTAGLGKTDSPEVRFRKSISNERTFSATEDEVLLYKKLAELAEILSTDMQKEGLCGRTLTLKLKTSSFEVRTRAMTLRKYISSREDILKHASELLKAELPLSVRLIGLRMSHFDGDKYGGSTSNPKQKTITDFIASVDADRNHFLPDVADHDFVSHTETNVSIGSCQTSRDSADGNHSSDVNCQSGTGWSSEEIQTSGNNASCSNYGQVKEAVESTFPIQGQFEDTSTLNLSNLLDDERLSSCEDKTMLWLNDYKCSLCGIELPPSFVEERLEHSDFHLAEKLQKEESRIHQRTSVSSRSWDQKNRITRESISKKQKLSQKEGSYRPIDYFFLLKSNKNRPS from the exons ATGGCGACGGCGACGGAGGGAACCGAAACCAACGACGACGGTGCTCGTCCATGGCAATCCTACCACACTGTTTATACAACTGCCAAAGCAG GAATGGATGGTGTGGACAAGGAGAAAGTACAAAGGACAGTGTATGAAATGAGCAAAGGATCTAAGTATTTTCAGAACGAGGAACGCAAGGACGCTTTTATTACCCAGAAGATCGACAAACTCCGAACTCAATGTGATAAGCTTACCCAAGCAGACCTATCCCATTTTCAGAAG GTAGCTGACCGAAGAATACTTGAGCTAGAAGCTTTGCGGGATCTTTCAAGGATTTGGTTACATGTAGATATGGATGCTTTCTATGCAGCGGTTGAGACTTTAAGTAACCCTACATTAAAGGGCAAGCCAATGGCTGTTGGTAGCATGTCTATGATATCCACTGCCAATTATGAG GCTAGGAAATTTGGGGTTCGTGCTGCTATGCCTGGGTTCATTGCACGTAAACTTTGTCCAGAATTAATATTTGTCCCCACAGATTTCAAGAAGTATACCCATTACAGTGATTTGACCAGAACag TTTTTCGGAGGTATGATCCCAATTTTATGGCTGCTAGCCTTGATGAAGCATACCTTGATATAACTGAAGTATGCAAAAGAAGGAACATCAAAAGTGAAGAA ATTGCGGAAGAACTCCGCACTAGTGTTTATGAAGAGACCGGTCTCACATGTAGTGCAGGAGTGGCACCAAATCGCCTACTTGCCAAG GTTTGCTCAGATATTAACAAGCCAAATGGACAGTATGTCTTACCAAATGATCGTATGGCTGTTATGACCTTCATATCCTCCCTTCCTATCAGAAAG ATTGGGGGCATTGGTAAGGTCACTGAACATATTCTGAAGGCTGTATTTGGAATTAACACGTGTGAACAGATGCTGGAGAAGGCTAGCTACCTCTGTGCTCTTTTCTCTCAGTCAACAGCAG GTCTTGGGAAGACAGATTCTCCTGAAGTCAGATTTCGGAAGAGCATTAGTAACGAAAGAACATTTTCTGCCACTGAAGATGAAGTTCTGTTGTATAAAAAATTAG CGGAGCTTGCTGAAATACTGTCCACAGACATGCAAAAAGAGGGTCTCTGTGGGCGAACGTTGACTCTTAAACTGAAAACTTCTTCCTTCGAG GTTCGGACTAGAGCCATGACTTTACGAAAGTACATAAGCTCGAGGGAGGATATCTTGAAGCATGCTTCGGAGCTTCTAAAAGCAGAACTTCCTCTTTCAGTAAGATTGATAG GCCTTAGGATGTCACATTTTGATGGAGACAAGTATGGTGGCTCAACATCTAATCCTAAACAAAAGACTATCACCGACTTCATTGCTTCTGTAGATGCCGATAGGAACCATTTTTTGCCAGATGTTGCAGATCATGATTTTGTCAGCCATACAGAGACTAATGTTTCCATTGGCAGTTGCCAAACAAGCAGAGATTCTGCTGATGGGAATCATTCATCTGATGTAAACTGCCAAAGTGGCACTGGCTGGAGTTCAGAGGAG ATACAAACATCTGGCAACAATGCTTCATGTTCTAACTATGGCCAAGTTAAAGAAGCGGTGGAATCAACTTTTCCAATTCAGGGACAGTTTGAAGACACTAGTACACTAAATTTGTCTAATCTCCTGGACGATGAGCGACTTAGTTCTTGCGAGGATAAGACAATGTTGTGGTTGAATGACTACAAATGTTCACTTTGTGGAATAGAACTGCCTCCTAGTTTTGTTGAGGAAAGATTAGAGCACTCTGATTTTCATCTTGCCGAAAAGCTTCAAAAGGAAGAATCTCGGATTCACCAAAGAACATCTGTTTCAAGTCGAAG CTGGGATCAGAAGAACAGAATCACTAGAGAAAGCATATCCAAGAAGCAAAAGTTGTCTCAGAAAGAAGGCAGTTACAGACCCATTGATTATTTCTTTTTGTTAAAGAGCAATAAAAACCGTCCCAGTTAG
- the LOC112801199 gene encoding DNA polymerase kappa isoform X1, with the protein MATATEGTETNDDGARPWQSYHTVYTTAKAGMDGVDKEKVQRTVYEMSKGSKYFQNEERKDAFITQKIDKLRTQCDKLTQADLSHFQKVADRRILELEALRDLSRIWLHVDMDAFYAAVETLSNPTLKGKPMAVGSMSMISTANYEARKFGVRAAMPGFIARKLCPELIFVPTDFKKYTHYSDLTRTVFRRYDPNFMAASLDEAYLDITEVCKRRNIKSEEIAEELRTSVYEETGLTCSAGVAPNRLLAKVCSDINKPNGQYVLPNDRMAVMTFISSLPIRKIGGIGKVTEHILKAVFGINTCEQMLEKASYLCALFSQSTADFFFSVGLGLGKTDSPEVRFRKSISNERTFSATEDEVLLYKKLAELAEILSTDMQKEGLCGRTLTLKLKTSSFEVRTRAMTLRKYISSREDILKHASELLKAELPLSVRLIGLRMSHFDGDKYGGSTSNPKQKTITDFIASVDADRNHFLPDVADHDFVSHTETNVSIGSCQTSRDSADGNHSSDVNCQSGTGWSSEEIQTSGNNASCSNYGQVKEAVESTFPIQGQFEDTSTLNLSNLLDDERLSSCEDKTMLWLNDYKCSLCGIELPPSFVEERLEHSDFHLAEKLQKEESRIHQRTSVSSRSWDQKNRITRESISKKQKLSQKEGSYRPIDYFFLLKSNKNRPS; encoded by the exons ATGGCGACGGCGACGGAGGGAACCGAAACCAACGACGACGGTGCTCGTCCATGGCAATCCTACCACACTGTTTATACAACTGCCAAAGCAG GAATGGATGGTGTGGACAAGGAGAAAGTACAAAGGACAGTGTATGAAATGAGCAAAGGATCTAAGTATTTTCAGAACGAGGAACGCAAGGACGCTTTTATTACCCAGAAGATCGACAAACTCCGAACTCAATGTGATAAGCTTACCCAAGCAGACCTATCCCATTTTCAGAAG GTAGCTGACCGAAGAATACTTGAGCTAGAAGCTTTGCGGGATCTTTCAAGGATTTGGTTACATGTAGATATGGATGCTTTCTATGCAGCGGTTGAGACTTTAAGTAACCCTACATTAAAGGGCAAGCCAATGGCTGTTGGTAGCATGTCTATGATATCCACTGCCAATTATGAG GCTAGGAAATTTGGGGTTCGTGCTGCTATGCCTGGGTTCATTGCACGTAAACTTTGTCCAGAATTAATATTTGTCCCCACAGATTTCAAGAAGTATACCCATTACAGTGATTTGACCAGAACag TTTTTCGGAGGTATGATCCCAATTTTATGGCTGCTAGCCTTGATGAAGCATACCTTGATATAACTGAAGTATGCAAAAGAAGGAACATCAAAAGTGAAGAA ATTGCGGAAGAACTCCGCACTAGTGTTTATGAAGAGACCGGTCTCACATGTAGTGCAGGAGTGGCACCAAATCGCCTACTTGCCAAG GTTTGCTCAGATATTAACAAGCCAAATGGACAGTATGTCTTACCAAATGATCGTATGGCTGTTATGACCTTCATATCCTCCCTTCCTATCAGAAAG ATTGGGGGCATTGGTAAGGTCACTGAACATATTCTGAAGGCTGTATTTGGAATTAACACGTGTGAACAGATGCTGGAGAAGGCTAGCTACCTCTGTGCTCTTTTCTCTCAGTCAACAGCAG ATTTCTTTTTCTCTGTGGGTTTAGGTCTTGGGAAGACAGATTCTCCTGAAGTCAGATTTCGGAAGAGCATTAGTAACGAAAGAACATTTTCTGCCACTGAAGATGAAGTTCTGTTGTATAAAAAATTAG CGGAGCTTGCTGAAATACTGTCCACAGACATGCAAAAAGAGGGTCTCTGTGGGCGAACGTTGACTCTTAAACTGAAAACTTCTTCCTTCGAG GTTCGGACTAGAGCCATGACTTTACGAAAGTACATAAGCTCGAGGGAGGATATCTTGAAGCATGCTTCGGAGCTTCTAAAAGCAGAACTTCCTCTTTCAGTAAGATTGATAG GCCTTAGGATGTCACATTTTGATGGAGACAAGTATGGTGGCTCAACATCTAATCCTAAACAAAAGACTATCACCGACTTCATTGCTTCTGTAGATGCCGATAGGAACCATTTTTTGCCAGATGTTGCAGATCATGATTTTGTCAGCCATACAGAGACTAATGTTTCCATTGGCAGTTGCCAAACAAGCAGAGATTCTGCTGATGGGAATCATTCATCTGATGTAAACTGCCAAAGTGGCACTGGCTGGAGTTCAGAGGAG ATACAAACATCTGGCAACAATGCTTCATGTTCTAACTATGGCCAAGTTAAAGAAGCGGTGGAATCAACTTTTCCAATTCAGGGACAGTTTGAAGACACTAGTACACTAAATTTGTCTAATCTCCTGGACGATGAGCGACTTAGTTCTTGCGAGGATAAGACAATGTTGTGGTTGAATGACTACAAATGTTCACTTTGTGGAATAGAACTGCCTCCTAGTTTTGTTGAGGAAAGATTAGAGCACTCTGATTTTCATCTTGCCGAAAAGCTTCAAAAGGAAGAATCTCGGATTCACCAAAGAACATCTGTTTCAAGTCGAAG CTGGGATCAGAAGAACAGAATCACTAGAGAAAGCATATCCAAGAAGCAAAAGTTGTCTCAGAAAGAAGGCAGTTACAGACCCATTGATTATTTCTTTTTGTTAAAGAGCAATAAAAACCGTCCCAGTTAG